In one Arenibacter antarcticus genomic region, the following are encoded:
- the fbp gene encoding class 1 fructose-bisphosphatase, with translation MIKKNTTLGEFIIENQSSFQYSSGELSKLINAIRLAAKVVNHEVNKAGLIDIIGNAGDINIQGEDQQKLDVLANDKFIQTLKNREIVCGIASEEEDDFISINSSDNKNQNKYIVLIDPLDGSSNIDVNVSVGTIFSIYRRVTPLGTTVTLEDFLQPGREQIAAGYIVYGTSTMLVYTTGDGVNGFTLNPALGTFYLSHPNMEFPESGMIYSINEGNYVHFPQGVKDYIKYCQKEEGDRPYTSRYIGSLVSDFHRNMIKGGIYLYPKSSVAAEGKLRLLYECNPMAFIAEQAKGKASDGFRAILDIKPTELHQRIPFFCGSRKMVEKAEEFMQGK, from the coding sequence ATGATTAAAAAAAACACTACCCTTGGAGAGTTTATTATTGAAAATCAGTCGTCCTTTCAATATTCGTCTGGAGAGCTTTCTAAATTAATAAATGCCATTCGTTTGGCTGCAAAAGTAGTGAACCATGAAGTAAATAAAGCGGGACTTATAGATATAATTGGTAATGCTGGTGATATTAATATTCAAGGAGAAGACCAGCAGAAGTTGGATGTTTTGGCAAATGATAAATTTATTCAGACTTTAAAAAACCGGGAAATTGTTTGTGGTATAGCTTCGGAAGAGGAAGACGATTTTATTAGCATCAATAGCAGTGATAATAAAAACCAGAATAAATATATTGTGTTGATCGACCCCTTGGACGGCTCCTCAAATATTGATGTTAATGTTTCTGTGGGCACCATATTCTCCATTTACAGGAGGGTAACTCCCCTAGGTACAACAGTAACCTTAGAAGATTTTTTGCAGCCGGGAAGAGAACAAATCGCTGCCGGTTATATAGTTTATGGTACCTCTACCATGTTGGTTTATACCACCGGGGACGGAGTAAATGGGTTTACCTTAAATCCCGCCTTAGGTACATTTTATCTTTCACATCCCAATATGGAATTTCCAGAGTCTGGAATGATTTATTCCATAAACGAGGGCAATTATGTGCATTTTCCCCAAGGAGTAAAGGATTATATTAAGTATTGTCAGAAAGAGGAGGGAGATAGGCCCTATACTTCTAGATATATTGGTTCTCTGGTTTCTGATTTCCATAGAAATATGATTAAGGGGGGAATTTACCTATATCCTAAAAGTAGTGTTGCTGCCGAGGGTAAATTGCGACTGTTGTACGAGTGTAATCCCATGGCATTTATTGCAGAACAGGCCAAAGGGAAAGCCAGTGACGGGTTTAGGGCCATTTTGGATATTAAGCCCACCGAGTTGCACCAACGGATTCCATTCTTCTGTGGAAGTCGGAAAATGGTAGAAAAGGCAGAAGAATTTATGCAAGGAAAATAA
- a CDS encoding GNAT family N-acetyltransferase gives MKYSIRDAQANDMEQVHQLIMELAVFEKEHDVVEVTVEDLIRDGFGSKKLFHCYVAEYEGSIVGMALLFQRYSTWKGPIIHLEDLIVTEKMRGSGLGTALLAKVVEYGHKLGVKRINWEVLDWNESAIALYESKGAQVKRDWNVVHLDEKGIQTFLDRI, from the coding sequence ATGAAGTACAGTATACGAGATGCACAAGCCAATGATATGGAGCAGGTGCATCAGCTTATAATGGAATTGGCGGTATTTGAAAAGGAACATGATGTGGTAGAGGTCACTGTTGAAGATCTAATACGCGATGGGTTTGGTTCAAAGAAATTATTTCATTGTTATGTAGCAGAATATGAGGGAAGCATTGTAGGAATGGCGTTGTTGTTTCAAAGATATTCCACTTGGAAAGGACCAATAATACATTTGGAAGATTTAATAGTAACTGAGAAAATGCGGGGAAGTGGCTTAGGCACCGCATTATTGGCAAAGGTGGTAGAATACGGTCATAAACTTGGCGTCAAACGGATAAATTGGGAGGTATTAGATTGGAACGAATCTGCCATTGCCCTGTATGAGAGCAAGGGCGCCCAGGTTAAGAGGGATTGGAACGTAGTTCATTTGGACGAAAAAGGAATTCAAACATTTTTAGATAGGATATGA
- a CDS encoding aspartate kinase, giving the protein MRVFKFGGASIKDAAGVKNVVNVLQQVGHENTLLVVSAMGKTTNSMEAVVNAYFTDRTALQGTIQEVYDYHTDIMAGLFQNDNHLVYDQVKTLFDEVQGFLAWNKSPKHGFVYDQVVGYGELISSTILSAYLNEIGISNTWLDVRTLIKTNDQYRDAVVNWELTQLQVNKHIDRRQLNITQGFLGSDDNNFTTTLGREGSDYTAAILAYCLNATEVTIWKDVPGVLNADPRYFENAELLNSISYREAIELAFYGASVIHPKTLQPLQGKEIPLHVKSFIHPLDKGTTVGKGVGIEPKIPCFIVKKNQVLMKLSSLDFSFIVEDSISELFKMLHDHKMKVDLIQSSAISFSVCVDNKFGKLESLLAHLKGRFKVVCHEGVSLYTIRHFNAAALDSLQNGKEILLEQRGKETVQLVTK; this is encoded by the coding sequence ATGAGGGTTTTTAAGTTTGGGGGTGCATCAATAAAGGATGCAGCAGGAGTAAAGAACGTAGTAAATGTCTTGCAGCAGGTAGGGCATGAAAATACACTTTTAGTAGTATCGGCCATGGGTAAGACAACTAACTCCATGGAAGCCGTTGTAAATGCGTATTTTACAGATAGGACTGCATTACAGGGTACCATCCAGGAAGTATACGATTATCATACTGATATTATGGCGGGCTTGTTCCAGAATGACAATCATCTGGTTTACGATCAGGTAAAAACCCTTTTTGATGAGGTTCAAGGCTTTTTAGCTTGGAACAAATCTCCAAAACACGGGTTTGTATACGATCAAGTTGTAGGTTATGGCGAACTGATATCGAGCACTATATTGAGCGCCTATTTAAACGAGATAGGAATTTCCAATACTTGGCTAGATGTTCGCACTCTAATTAAGACAAATGATCAATATAGGGATGCCGTGGTGAACTGGGAACTGACCCAACTACAGGTAAACAAGCATATAGATCGTCGGCAGTTAAATATTACACAAGGCTTTTTGGGAAGCGATGACAATAATTTCACAACTACCTTAGGGAGGGAAGGCTCGGATTATACCGCCGCAATTTTAGCGTATTGCCTAAACGCAACTGAGGTTACTATATGGAAGGATGTTCCTGGGGTTTTAAATGCGGATCCACGGTATTTTGAAAATGCGGAACTATTGAACAGCATTTCTTACCGGGAAGCAATAGAATTGGCTTTCTATGGTGCCTCCGTAATACACCCAAAAACATTACAGCCCCTTCAGGGGAAAGAAATTCCCCTACATGTAAAATCCTTTATACATCCTTTGGACAAAGGAACCACAGTAGGAAAAGGTGTTGGGATAGAACCCAAAATACCCTGTTTTATCGTAAAAAAGAATCAGGTCTTAATGAAATTATCCTCCTTGGATTTTTCTTTCATTGTAGAGGACAGCATAAGCGAATTGTTTAAAATGCTGCACGATCACAAAATGAAGGTGGACCTTATACAGAGTTCTGCCATTAGTTTTTCTGTTTGTGTGGATAATAAGTTTGGAAAACTGGAAAGCTTATTAGCCCATTTAAAGGGAAGATTTAAGGTAGTCTGCCATGAAGGAGTTTCCCTTTATACGATTAGACATTTTAACGCAGCGGCATTAGATTCCCTGCAAAATGGGAAGGAAATTCTATTGGAACAAAGGGGCAAAGAAACCGTTCAGTTGGTTACTAAATAA
- a CDS encoding lysophospholipid acyltransferase family protein has protein sequence MGLVTAKEVAKAIHLHNYGFLGTFIGWLLMRVTKISSINRFYDRNKHLEGVAFLDAILDHYKIKFEIPEEDFKRLPKQGSYITISNHPLGGIDGVLLLKLLLHQRSDFKIIANFLLNRIEPMAPYILPVNPFETHKDAKSSIAGFKNAMKHLQDGHPLGIFPAGEVSTYKDGKLIVDRPWEEAALKLIRRAEVPVVPIYFHAKNSRLFYSLSKISDAFRTAKLPSEVTTQKNRVIKVRIGQPISVQTQNEQETLADFTDLLRRKTYMLSNAYEKESILNNIPNSLKLPKTPRKIATAVRTEVIQDEIAQLREKDCRLLQSKNYEVFLAKASDMPFILNEIGRQREVTFRAIGEGTNKAIDLDEFDNYYRHLFLWDDDSRKIVGAYRMGMGSEIFAEHGIDGFYLQDLFRFEPELYGMMQQSIEMGRAYIVKEYQQKPMPLFLLWKGIVHTTLRFPEHKYLIGGVSISNQFSNFSKSLMIEFMKSNYWDPYVAQYIRPKKEFKVKLKDADKDFIFDETEADLNKFDKLIEEVEPGSLRLPVLIKKYIKQNAKVVAFNVDPLFNNSVDGLMYIKIADLPEGTVRPVMEEFQAELERKLAEGQPEEEAEAFNPNT, from the coding sequence ATGGGTTTAGTTACCGCAAAAGAAGTAGCAAAGGCTATTCATCTTCACAATTATGGTTTTCTTGGGACTTTTATAGGTTGGCTGCTGATGCGGGTAACCAAAATCTCAAGCATCAATCGTTTTTATGATCGAAATAAGCACTTGGAAGGGGTTGCCTTTTTGGACGCCATTTTGGACCACTACAAAATAAAGTTCGAAATACCGGAAGAGGATTTTAAGCGACTACCCAAACAGGGGAGTTATATCACTATTTCCAATCATCCCTTAGGAGGGATAGATGGGGTATTGCTATTAAAATTACTTTTGCATCAACGTTCAGATTTTAAGATCATCGCCAATTTTCTATTGAACAGAATAGAACCTATGGCCCCCTATATTCTCCCTGTAAATCCGTTTGAGACCCATAAGGACGCCAAAAGCAGTATAGCCGGATTTAAGAATGCCATGAAGCATTTGCAAGACGGCCATCCCTTGGGGATATTCCCAGCGGGTGAGGTTTCTACCTATAAGGACGGGAAATTAATTGTGGACAGACCTTGGGAGGAAGCGGCCTTAAAGTTGATTAGACGGGCAGAAGTTCCTGTGGTTCCCATCTATTTTCACGCTAAGAACAGTAGGCTATTTTACAGCTTGTCCAAAATCAGTGACGCATTTAGGACGGCAAAGTTGCCCTCTGAGGTAACCACACAAAAGAATAGGGTGATAAAGGTAAGGATAGGGCAACCTATTTCTGTACAGACGCAAAATGAGCAGGAAACCCTGGCCGATTTCACCGACCTTCTCCGTCGTAAGACCTATATGCTTTCCAATGCCTATGAAAAGGAAAGTATATTAAACAACATCCCCAACAGCTTAAAATTGCCCAAAACGCCCAGAAAAATTGCCACAGCAGTTAGAACGGAGGTGATACAGGATGAAATAGCACAACTAAGGGAAAAGGACTGTAGGCTGTTACAAAGTAAAAATTACGAAGTGTTCCTAGCAAAAGCCTCGGACATGCCGTTTATACTAAATGAAATTGGTAGACAGCGCGAAGTTACCTTTAGAGCTATTGGAGAAGGGACCAATAAGGCTATAGATCTAGACGAATTTGACAATTATTACCGCCATCTTTTCCTTTGGGATGATGATTCCCGAAAAATAGTAGGGGCTTATAGAATGGGAATGGGTTCAGAAATTTTTGCCGAACACGGCATAGATGGCTTTTATCTACAGGATCTTTTTCGTTTTGAGCCCGAGCTGTATGGGATGATGCAACAATCCATAGAAATGGGAAGGGCGTATATTGTAAAGGAGTACCAGCAGAAACCGATGCCCCTGTTCTTACTATGGAAAGGTATTGTACACACTACGCTAAGGTTCCCAGAACACAAATATTTGATTGGAGGGGTAAGCATCAGCAACCAATTCTCCAATTTTTCCAAATCTTTGATGATCGAGTTTATGAAAAGCAATTATTGGGATCCCTATGTTGCCCAATACATACGTCCCAAAAAGGAATTTAAGGTTAAATTAAAAGATGCGGACAAGGATTTTATTTTTGATGAAACCGAAGCCGATTTAAACAAATTTGACAAACTGATCGAGGAGGTAGAACCTGGCAGCTTACGATTACCGGTATTGATTAAGAAGTATATAAAACAAAATGCCAAGGTAGTGGCTTTTAACGTAGATCCCCTATTCAATAATTCCGTAGACGGATTAATGTACATCAAGATAGCAGACTTACCAGAAGGTACCGTAAGGCCTGTGATGGAAGAATTTCAGGCTGAACTGGAACGCAAGTTGGCCGAAGGGCAACCTGAAGAAGAAGCGGAAGCTTTTAACCCTAATACGTAA
- a CDS encoding NINE protein, which yields MTEDNNDLGDKGDGAFDKAKESAKGFAKESKESAKGFAEDSKESAKKFGDEAKKTASEFKEGLAGAGGENKKILVGILAIVFGQLGVHKFILGYQKEGIIMLVTTVIGYATMCFIIGSFIVMATMIVGLIEGIIYLTKSDEEFYNTYQVGKKPWF from the coding sequence ATGACAGAAGATAATAACGATCTTGGGGACAAAGGCGACGGTGCTTTTGACAAGGCTAAGGAATCTGCAAAGGGATTTGCCAAAGAAAGTAAGGAATCAGCAAAGGGGTTTGCTGAGGATAGTAAGGAATCTGCAAAGAAATTTGGGGACGAAGCCAAAAAAACCGCCAGCGAATTTAAGGAAGGCTTGGCTGGAGCTGGAGGTGAAAATAAAAAAATATTAGTGGGAATCCTCGCTATAGTTTTTGGGCAATTGGGAGTCCATAAATTTATCTTGGGGTATCAGAAGGAAGGGATTATTATGTTAGTAACCACTGTAATCGGTTATGCTACCATGTGTTTTATTATTGGGAGCTTTATTGTTATGGCTACAATGATTGTTGGACTTATAGAAGGAATAATATATCTTACCAAATCAGATGAGGAATTTTATAATACCTACCAAGTGGGTAAAAAACCTTGGTTCTAA
- a CDS encoding VOC family protein — protein sequence MQKRVTGLGGFFFKTKDPDKVKSWYHKHLGLNTDQYGCTFWWKDKEGNDCSTQWSPMKDDTTYFNPSKSTFMMNFRVDNLEELLEVLKEEGVTVVGEMETHDYGKFGWILDPDGNKLELWEPVDKAFL from the coding sequence ATGCAAAAAAGAGTGACTGGTTTAGGTGGATTTTTTTTTAAAACAAAGGACCCAGACAAGGTGAAATCTTGGTACCATAAACATCTTGGTTTAAATACCGATCAATACGGGTGTACCTTTTGGTGGAAAGACAAGGAAGGTAATGATTGTAGTACCCAATGGAGTCCAATGAAGGACGATACTACTTATTTTAACCCTAGTAAGTCCACCTTTATGATGAATTTTAGGGTAGATAATTTGGAGGAACTTTTAGAGGTTCTAAAAGAGGAAGGCGTTACGGTAGTTGGTGAAATGGAAACCCATGATTATGGTAAATTTGGATGGATTTTGGATCCCGATGGGAATAAGCTGGAGCTTTGGGAGCCTGTAGACAAAGCATTTTTGTGA
- a CDS encoding DUF1801 domain-containing protein, with translation MQYKADSPSEYLEQLPEERRIAVGRLRQVILEHLPQGFEEQISYGMLGYVVPHSRYPNGYHCDPKLPLPFINLASQKNFVALYHSGIYANKELLDWFVAEYPKHMSTKLDMGKSCIRFKKMETIPYKLIGALCSKMTVEEWISMYETTIGNKK, from the coding sequence GTGCAGTATAAGGCAGATTCCCCATCGGAATATTTGGAGCAGCTCCCCGAAGAACGCAGAATAGCGGTGGGTAGGTTAAGACAGGTAATCCTAGAGCATCTGCCACAGGGATTCGAAGAACAGATAAGTTATGGGATGTTGGGTTACGTAGTTCCACATTCACGCTACCCCAATGGGTATCATTGCGATCCCAAACTTCCACTTCCCTTTATCAACCTAGCTTCCCAGAAGAATTTTGTAGCCCTCTATCATTCAGGGATCTATGCCAATAAGGAGCTGTTAGATTGGTTTGTAGCTGAATATCCAAAACATATGTCTACAAAACTAGATATGGGGAAGAGCTGTATCAGATTTAAAAAAATGGAAACTATTCCCTACAAGCTTATTGGAGCGCTTTGTTCAAAAATGACTGTGGAGGAATGGATTTCAATGTATGAGACTACGATTGGGAATAAAAAATAA